Proteins encoded by one window of Micromonospora coxensis:
- a CDS encoding cupin domain-containing protein: protein MEHFTIATVAQKSPDFRRVLWTGEKTQLVIMTIPPGGEIGEEVHEGIDQILTFVSGTGEARVAGETKEVAQGDLVVVPAGTKHNFVNTGPNPLVLYTVYGPPEHADQVVHRTKEEADAAEAAGEDEPPTS from the coding sequence ATGGAGCATTTCACGATCGCGACCGTCGCCCAGAAGAGCCCGGACTTCCGCCGGGTGCTCTGGACCGGCGAGAAGACCCAGTTGGTGATCATGACCATCCCGCCCGGTGGGGAGATCGGCGAGGAGGTCCACGAGGGGATCGACCAGATCCTGACCTTCGTCAGCGGCACCGGCGAGGCCCGGGTCGCCGGGGAGACGAAGGAGGTCGCCCAGGGCGACCTGGTGGTCGTGCCGGCCGGGACGAAGCACAACTTCGTCAACACCGGCCCGAACCCGCTGGTCCTCTACACCGTGTACGGCCCGCCGGAGCACGCCGACCAGGTGGTGCACCGGACCAAGGAGGAGGCCGACGCGGCCGAGGCCGCCGGCGAGGACGAGCCGCCGACGTCCTGA